One region of Streptomyces sp. NBC_00442 genomic DNA includes:
- a CDS encoding ABC transporter substrate-binding protein codes for MTISRRALLGTGAALGLLTACGSNSGRDKGGSADGEVALAHWYHQYGESGTEAAVRRYAAAYDGAKVTVQWRPGNYDQQTAAALLTASGPDVFEVNGPTLDQIQGGQVTDLTALFDGVKDDFNPAVLAPKTYDGKIWGVPQVVDTQFLYYRRSLLKDAGVQPPGTLDELVDAARALTRNKVKGLFLGNDGGAGVLGGTPLYAAGLSLVTGDGRAGFDDPAAARALGKLRTLYTDKSLLLGAPSDWSDPSAFVQGLTAMQWSGLWALPAVQQALGDDFGVLPFPKDGPGGKPSVPVGAYAAAVSTRSKRQAEAKAYVKWLWVERADFQEDFALSYGFHIPARLSLARKAAKLRQGAAAEVVGLVTENGYAQPLLWTPTMQSAYQDALSRIIKDGASPDGELKSVIRKTNDELQRVKKR; via the coding sequence ATGACGATCAGCCGCAGGGCACTGCTCGGCACGGGGGCCGCTCTCGGCCTGCTCACCGCGTGCGGCTCCAACTCGGGCCGGGACAAGGGCGGTTCGGCTGACGGCGAGGTCGCGCTCGCCCACTGGTATCACCAGTACGGGGAGAGCGGGACCGAGGCGGCGGTGCGCCGGTACGCGGCCGCGTACGACGGGGCGAAGGTCACGGTGCAGTGGCGGCCGGGCAATTACGACCAGCAGACGGCGGCGGCGCTGCTCACGGCGTCGGGGCCGGACGTCTTCGAGGTGAACGGGCCGACCCTTGACCAGATTCAGGGCGGGCAGGTCACGGATCTCACGGCTCTGTTCGACGGCGTGAAGGACGATTTCAATCCGGCGGTGCTCGCGCCGAAGACGTACGACGGGAAGATCTGGGGTGTCCCGCAGGTCGTCGACACGCAGTTCCTCTACTACCGCAGGAGTCTCCTGAAGGACGCGGGTGTCCAGCCGCCCGGCACGCTGGACGAACTGGTCGACGCGGCCAGGGCGTTGACGAGGAACAAGGTCAAGGGGCTGTTCCTCGGGAACGACGGCGGCGCGGGTGTACTGGGCGGTACGCCGCTGTACGCGGCCGGGTTGAGTCTGGTCACCGGCGATGGCCGGGCGGGCTTCGACGACCCGGCGGCCGCCCGTGCTCTCGGCAAGCTGCGCACGCTGTACACCGACAAGTCGCTGCTGCTGGGTGCGCCGAGCGACTGGTCGGACCCGTCGGCGTTCGTGCAGGGTCTGACCGCGATGCAGTGGTCGGGGCTGTGGGCGCTGCCGGCGGTGCAGCAGGCGCTCGGGGACGACTTCGGGGTGCTGCCGTTCCCGAAGGACGGTCCTGGCGGGAAGCCGTCGGTGCCGGTCGGGGCGTATGCCGCCGCGGTGTCGACGCGCTCGAAGCGCCAGGCCGAGGCGAAGGCGTATGTGAAGTGGCTCTGGGTGGAACGCGCCGATTTCCAGGAGGACTTCGCGCTGTCGTACGGCTTCCACATCCCGGCCCGGCTCTCGCTCGCCAGGAAGGCGGCCAAGCTGAGGCAGGGTGCGGCGGCCGAGGTGGTGGGGCTCGTGACGGAGAACGGTTACGCGCAGCCGTTGCTGTGGACGCCGACGATGCAGAGCGCCTATCAGGATGCGCTGAGCCGGATCATCAAGGACGGGGCAAGCCCTGACGGTGAGTTGAAATCTGTCATCCGTAAGACCAATGACGAACTTCAGCGGGTGAAGAAGCGCTGA
- a CDS encoding VOC family protein — protein sequence MPTMIFVNLPVKDLDRSKEFFGKLGYTFNPQFTDENAGCLVISDTIYAMLLTEPFFKGFTQRQIADTATTVESIVCLSADSREEVDRLVDTALTSGGAPANDTMEQGPMYGRSFLDPDGHHWEVMYMDPAAVNG from the coding sequence ATGCCCACCATGATCTTCGTCAATCTGCCGGTGAAGGACCTGGACCGTTCCAAGGAATTCTTCGGCAAGCTGGGCTACACCTTCAACCCCCAGTTCACCGACGAGAACGCCGGCTGCCTGGTCATCAGCGACACGATCTACGCCATGCTCCTGACCGAGCCGTTCTTCAAGGGGTTCACCCAGCGCCAGATCGCCGACACCGCCACCACCGTCGAGTCGATCGTCTGCCTCAGCGCGGACAGCCGCGAAGAAGTCGACCGCCTCGTCGACACCGCGCTGACCTCCGGCGGCGCGCCCGCCAACGACACCATGGAACAGGGCCCCATGTACGGCCGCTCCTTCCTGGACCCCGACGGGCACCACTGGGAGGTCATGTACATGGACCCGGCCGCGGTCAACGGCTGA
- a CDS encoding oxidoreductase, which produces MNRGWSAQDIPDQSGRTAVVTGANSGIGLVTARELARRGARVVLACRSEARGQEAGERVRREVPGADVEFRRLDLADLASVRAFAEAFPYERLDLLINNAGVMALPHGRTADGFETQFGVNHLGHFALTGLLLPRLRAAGAGRVVSLSSGMHALANIDIRDLNSERRYRRWVAYGRSKSANLLFVHELARRLAAAGSDVVAAAAHPGYAATNLQTQAVRMEGRRTAERIVELGNRIMAQPAEAGALPTLYAATAPGVRPDSFTGPSLMMWRGAPAPSWRAAWTLNDVAGERLWSASEGLTGVTYGV; this is translated from the coding sequence ATGAATCGTGGCTGGAGCGCTCAGGACATCCCCGATCAGAGCGGCCGCACGGCGGTCGTCACCGGGGCGAACAGCGGGATCGGTCTCGTCACCGCGCGCGAGCTCGCCCGTCGCGGCGCGCGGGTGGTGCTGGCCTGTCGCAGCGAGGCGCGGGGCCAGGAGGCCGGGGAGCGCGTGCGCCGTGAGGTCCCGGGCGCGGACGTGGAGTTCAGGCGGCTCGATCTGGCCGACCTCGCCTCGGTGCGGGCGTTCGCGGAGGCCTTCCCGTACGAGCGGCTCGATCTGCTGATCAACAACGCGGGCGTGATGGCGCTCCCCCACGGCAGGACCGCCGACGGGTTCGAGACGCAGTTCGGGGTCAACCATCTCGGCCACTTCGCGCTCACCGGGCTGCTCCTGCCCCGGTTGCGGGCGGCCGGGGCGGGCCGCGTGGTGAGCCTGTCGAGTGGCATGCACGCGCTGGCCAATATTGACATCCGTGATCTGAACAGTGAGCGCCGCTACCGGCGTTGGGTCGCCTACGGCCGCTCCAAGTCGGCGAATCTGCTGTTCGTCCACGAGCTGGCGCGGCGGCTCGCGGCGGCGGGTTCGGATGTCGTGGCGGCGGCCGCGCATCCCGGTTACGCCGCCACCAACCTGCAGACGCAGGCCGTACGGATGGAGGGCCGCAGGACGGCCGAGCGGATCGTCGAGCTCGGCAATCGGATCATGGCCCAGCCCGCCGAGGCCGGCGCGCTGCCCACGCTGTACGCGGCGACCGCGCCGGGGGTGCGGCCCGACTCGTTCACGGGGCCGTCCCTGATGATGTGGCGCGGCGCCCCCGCCCCGTCCTGGCGGGCGGCCTGGACGCTGAACGACGTCGCCGGTGAGCGCCTGTGGTCGGCGTCCGAGGGGCTCACCGGCGTGACGTACGGGGTGTAG
- the nirD gene encoding nitrite reductase small subunit NirD translates to MTMVHLKLEEGSIAVCETARLTPGRGVAALLPDGRQAAVFTDRRGRTYAIDNRDPFTGAYVLSRGLLGSTPEGRPYVASPLLRHRFDLETGACLDDEAQTVRTYVTVQTHVPEHSRRPTTPPPGIPAGTVGV, encoded by the coding sequence ATGACCATGGTCCACCTCAAGCTGGAAGAAGGCTCGATCGCTGTCTGCGAGACCGCCCGCCTCACACCGGGACGCGGCGTCGCCGCCCTCCTGCCCGACGGCCGCCAGGCCGCCGTCTTCACCGACCGGCGCGGCCGGACGTACGCGATCGACAACCGTGACCCGTTCACCGGCGCCTACGTCCTCTCCCGCGGACTGCTCGGCTCGACACCGGAGGGCCGCCCCTACGTGGCCTCCCCGCTCCTCAGGCACCGCTTCGACCTGGAGACCGGGGCCTGCCTCGACGACGAGGCGCAGACCGTACGGACGTATGTGACCGTGCAGACGCACGTGCCCGAGCATTCCCGCCGGCCGACCACACCCCCTCCCGGCATACCGGCCGGTACGGTGGGCGTATGA
- the nirB gene encoding nitrite reductase large subunit NirB translates to MVGQRFLEALAERGATGRTRVVVLCEEPRPAYDRVHLTSYFEGRTPDQLGLVPDGFLREHGMELHLDDPAETIDRASRTVTARSGRTFAYDTLVLATGSYPFVPPVPGKDLPGCFVYRTIEDLLAIEAYAKTATTGAVVGGGLLGLEAAGALRGLGLDTHIVEFAPRLMPVQVDEGGGAALLRTIENMGLTVHTGVGTQDITADGEGRVNGMTLSDSSHLSTDLVVFSAGVRPRDQLARACGLAVGERGGIVVDEQCRTSDPAVFAIGECALASDGRVYGLVAPGYDMAETAADTIAATAERAFTGADLSTKLKLLGVDVASFGDAHGTAAGSLDVVYSDSRSGVYKKLVISSDGLLLGGVLVGDADAYAMLRPLTGHVPPVAPEQLVLPAGLGTPAALGPESLPDDAVICSCHNVTKEAITACATLPDVKRCTKAGTGCGSCVRTLEMLLPKSGDTGLCTCFAQTRQELYEIALALRLTTFTELLDGHGRTQARGGEGCEICKPTVASILAALGNGHILDGEQAALQDTNDHFLANLQRNGSYSVVPRIPGGEITPEKLIVIGEVARDFGLYTKITGGQRIDLFGARVDQLPAIWARLVDAGFESGHAYGKSLRTVKSCVGQTWCRYGVQDSVRMAIDLELRYRGLRSPHKLKSAVSGCARECAEAQSKDFGIIATANGWNLYVGGNGGASPRHADLLAQDLTDDELVRLIDRFLMFYIRTADRLERTSVWLERIEGGLGHVRDVVVDDSLGICAELEALMAAHVAGYRDEWAGTLDDPERLARFVSFVNAPGAPDPSVRFVPERDQIKPELPLLTLGATR, encoded by the coding sequence ATGGTCGGCCAGCGCTTCCTGGAGGCCCTCGCCGAGCGCGGGGCGACCGGGCGGACCCGGGTGGTCGTGCTGTGCGAGGAGCCCCGCCCGGCGTACGACCGCGTCCACCTCACCTCGTACTTCGAGGGAAGGACACCCGACCAGCTCGGCCTCGTGCCCGACGGCTTCCTGCGCGAGCACGGCATGGAGCTGCACCTGGACGACCCCGCCGAGACGATCGACCGGGCGTCGCGCACCGTCACCGCCCGCTCGGGCCGCACCTTCGCGTACGACACGCTCGTCCTGGCGACCGGCTCGTACCCCTTCGTACCGCCCGTCCCGGGCAAGGACCTCCCCGGCTGCTTCGTCTACCGCACCATCGAGGACCTGCTCGCCATCGAGGCGTACGCGAAGACCGCGACGACCGGCGCGGTGGTGGGCGGCGGCCTCCTCGGCCTGGAGGCGGCAGGTGCGTTGCGCGGGCTCGGCCTCGACACCCACATCGTGGAATTCGCGCCACGCCTGATGCCGGTACAGGTCGACGAGGGCGGCGGCGCGGCGCTGCTGCGCACCATCGAGAACATGGGCCTCACCGTTCACACGGGGGTCGGCACCCAGGACATCACCGCGGACGGTGAGGGACGCGTCAATGGAATGACACTTTCCGACAGCTCTCATCTGTCGACCGACCTCGTGGTCTTCTCCGCCGGCGTCCGCCCCCGCGACCAGCTGGCCCGCGCCTGCGGACTCGCCGTCGGCGAACGCGGCGGCATCGTCGTCGACGAGCAGTGCCGCACCAGCGACCCCGCGGTCTTCGCGATCGGCGAGTGCGCCCTGGCCTCGGACGGCCGGGTGTACGGGCTCGTCGCACCCGGCTACGACATGGCGGAGACCGCCGCCGACACCATCGCCGCCACCGCCGAACGCGCCTTCACCGGGGCCGACCTGTCGACCAAACTGAAACTGCTCGGCGTCGACGTCGCATCGTTCGGCGACGCGCACGGCACCGCCGCAGGCAGCCTCGACGTCGTCTACTCCGACTCCCGCTCCGGCGTCTACAAGAAGCTCGTCATCTCCTCCGACGGTCTGCTCCTCGGCGGCGTCCTGGTCGGCGACGCCGACGCCTACGCCATGCTGCGCCCGCTCACCGGGCACGTCCCGCCGGTCGCCCCCGAGCAGCTGGTCCTGCCGGCCGGGCTCGGCACGCCGGCCGCGCTCGGCCCGGAATCGCTGCCCGACGACGCCGTCATCTGCTCCTGCCACAACGTCACCAAGGAAGCCATCACCGCCTGCGCCACGCTGCCCGACGTCAAACGGTGCACCAAGGCCGGTACGGGATGCGGCAGTTGCGTCAGGACACTGGAGATGCTGCTGCCGAAGTCCGGCGACACCGGGTTGTGCACCTGCTTCGCCCAGACCCGCCAAGAGCTGTACGAGATCGCGCTCGCCCTGCGCCTGACGACCTTCACCGAACTCCTCGACGGACACGGGCGCACCCAGGCGCGGGGCGGCGAGGGCTGCGAGATCTGCAAACCCACGGTCGCCTCCATCCTGGCCGCCCTCGGCAACGGGCACATCCTGGACGGCGAACAGGCCGCGCTCCAGGACACCAACGACCACTTCCTCGCCAACTTGCAGCGCAACGGCTCCTATTCGGTCGTGCCGCGCATCCCCGGCGGCGAGATCACCCCGGAGAAACTCATCGTGATCGGCGAAGTCGCCCGCGACTTCGGCCTCTACACGAAGATCACGGGCGGCCAGCGCATCGACCTCTTCGGCGCCCGCGTCGACCAACTCCCCGCCATCTGGGCCCGGTTGGTGGACGCCGGCTTCGAGTCCGGGCACGCGTACGGAAAGTCACTGCGCACCGTCAAGTCGTGTGTGGGACAGACGTGGTGCCGCTACGGGGTGCAGGATTCGGTACGGATGGCGATCGACCTGGAGCTCCGCTACCGGGGCCTGCGCTCACCGCACAAACTGAAATCGGCGGTCTCCGGGTGCGCCCGCGAGTGCGCCGAGGCCCAGTCGAAGGACTTCGGCATCATCGCCACGGCCAACGGATGGAACCTGTACGTCGGCGGCAACGGCGGCGCGAGCCCGCGCCACGCCGATCTGCTCGCCCAGGACCTGACGGATGACGAACTTGTCCGTCTGATCGACAGATTCCTGATGTTCTACATCCGCACCGCCGACCGCCTGGAGCGCACCTCGGTGTGGCTGGAGCGGATCGAGGGAGGCCTCGGCCACGTCAGGGACGTGGTGGTCGACGACTCGCTCGGCATCTGCGCCGAGCTCGAAGCCCTGATGGCCGCGCACGTGGCGGGCTACCGCGACGAATGGGCCGGAACCCTCGACGACCCCGAGCGCCTCGCCCGCTTCGTGTCCTTCGTGAACGCGCCCGGCGCGCCCGACCCCTCGGTGCGCTTCGTGCCCGAGCGCGACCAGATCAAGCCGGAACTTCCCCTCCTCACCCTGGGAGCCACCCGATGA
- a CDS encoding NAD(P)/FAD-dependent oxidoreductase — protein MSTDIVVIGGGTAGARLARHVPVTVIGEEAHAPYNRVLLAEVLAGRYGPEVITLPPVPVRRGVRAARIDRAARVVHCDDGSAVPYGRLVLATGSNPVLPPLRGLREGRLPDGVHPFRTLDDAIALRDRARAGARAVVIGGGLLGVMAARALAERGTQVVLAQQGERLMERQLDDVASALVRIHLERLGVEVHTECRVRGLTGPAGTDVELADGFVLGAELVVLATGVRPRTGLALAAGLEVRRGVVVDDELRTSDPFIHAVGDCAEHRGTVYGLAGPALEQADALGRLLATGHGSYPGTRGLTRLTLGGPRPLDLAAFGEPTPRPGDDVAHLADATRGAYRKVVVRGDRLVGGVLVGDLGAVGTLARTWEGDEDLPDTPLLHLLTHDGGS, from the coding sequence ATGAGTACGGACATCGTGGTGATCGGCGGCGGCACGGCGGGTGCCCGCCTGGCCCGGCATGTCCCGGTGACCGTCATCGGCGAGGAGGCCCACGCACCGTACAACCGGGTGCTCCTCGCGGAGGTCCTCGCCGGACGCTACGGGCCCGAGGTCATCACCCTGCCCCCGGTGCCGGTGCGCCGGGGTGTGCGGGCGGCGCGGATCGACCGCGCGGCCCGGGTGGTGCACTGCGACGACGGCAGCGCCGTCCCCTACGGCCGCCTCGTGCTCGCGACCGGCTCCAACCCGGTACTGCCGCCGCTGCGGGGCCTGCGCGAGGGCCGACTGCCCGACGGAGTGCACCCCTTCCGCACCCTCGACGACGCGATCGCCCTGCGCGATCGGGCCCGCGCGGGCGCCCGCGCCGTAGTCATCGGAGGCGGGCTGCTCGGGGTGATGGCGGCGCGGGCGCTCGCCGAACGAGGAACCCAGGTCGTCCTCGCCCAACAAGGCGAGCGTCTGATGGAACGTCAACTGGACGACGTCGCATCCGCCTTGGTGCGCATCCATCTCGAACGCCTCGGCGTGGAAGTACACACCGAGTGCCGGGTGCGCGGGCTCACGGGACCGGCCGGCACCGACGTCGAGCTCGCCGACGGCTTCGTCCTCGGCGCCGAACTCGTCGTCCTCGCCACCGGCGTCCGCCCCCGCACCGGCCTCGCCCTCGCCGCCGGGCTCGAAGTCCGCCGAGGCGTCGTCGTCGACGACGAGCTGCGCACCTCCGACCCCTTCATCCACGCCGTCGGCGACTGCGCCGAGCATCGCGGCACGGTGTACGGACTCGCGGGCCCCGCGCTCGAACAGGCCGACGCGCTGGGGAGGTTGCTCGCCACCGGGCACGGCTCCTATCCGGGGACCCGGGGCCTCACCCGGCTCACCCTGGGCGGCCCGCGTCCCCTGGACCTGGCCGCGTTCGGCGAGCCCACACCACGCCCCGGCGACGACGTGGCCCACCTCGCGGACGCGACCCGGGGCGCCTACCGCAAGGTCGTCGTGCGCGGCGACCGCCTGGTCGGGGGCGTACTCGTCGGCGATCTCGGCGCGGTCGGGACGCTCGCCCGGACCTGGGAGGGCGACGAGGACCTGCCCGACACGCCCCTGCTCCACCTGCTCACCCACGACGGAGGTTCCTGA
- a CDS encoding sensor domain-containing protein, whose protein sequence is MLAVPVGVLCLPLALVGGPAGRIQRGLARRFLGVEAADPGRGARTGLLAVAHAVIGLPLNLMALTVSGYFWTVVVINLAYPLRPDGDPSQAWGGPTMAGAWAVHGIGGGVSFLLITPWVMRGFTVIQARLVKGFLGADRTGLLKATSIAVALALVCAILSIPVIHQL, encoded by the coding sequence GTGCTGGCCGTGCCCGTCGGCGTGCTGTGCCTCCCTCTGGCCCTTGTCGGTGGCCCGGCCGGCCGTATCCAGCGCGGGCTCGCCCGCAGGTTCCTCGGCGTGGAGGCGGCCGATCCGGGCCGTGGCGCTCGCACCGGACTGCTCGCCGTGGCCCACGCCGTGATCGGTCTGCCGCTGAACCTGATGGCGCTCACCGTGTCGGGCTACTTCTGGACGGTCGTCGTGATCAACCTGGCCTATCCCCTGCGTCCCGACGGCGATCCGAGCCAGGCGTGGGGCGGGCCGACGATGGCCGGCGCGTGGGCGGTGCACGGCATAGGGGGCGGGGTGTCCTTCCTGCTCATCACGCCCTGGGTGATGAGGGGCTTCACCGTGATCCAGGCCCGCCTGGTCAAGGGCTTCCTCGGCGCGGACCGCACCGGACTCCTGAAGGCCACGTCGATCGCCGTGGCGCTGGCCCTGGTCTGCGCGATCCTGTCCATACCCGTGATCCACCAGCTCTGA
- a CDS encoding sensor histidine kinase yields MHRLRLARSVEFPYRRDRLAAVARAALYSLVALPFALAGLVVVAVVLSAGAVVSWTAPGLWLVAAGVRGALALGGVQRALARRLLGLEIEAPPRAESTGVFDWRRSVLGGRPGWRAVCCALAAPLTALLPLLAVYVGFVQGVLLTLYPVLKRWNYFTIREPDGSVRHVGMEVGGVEFDSWPRWLAPFALGLLLLYVAPWLDRHALTPHRMLLTALLGPDRADRRIQTLEETRAQAVDDAAATLRRIERDLHDGTQARLVGLGMHLTMIRELVAGGADPERILNVVETAQSNAKQAVADLRHLVKGIHPPVLDQGLDTALATLAADSALPVRVECGIEGRPSPAIESIAYFCTAELLANAAKHSGASEVKVTVTGAARILLLVVEDDGRGGAVVGAGSGLAGLRARVRTVDGSLTCNSPAGGPTAVSVVLPFGERRSPSTFTGTGPGTGPGTGAESGNTGTGPGSGSGSGAGASRRHRRGNPHPIGSPPPAGSPPPADPPPPAGSPARNGSTQQNGSPHARRHR; encoded by the coding sequence ATGCACCGTCTGCGCCTGGCGCGATCCGTGGAGTTCCCCTATCGCCGGGACCGGCTGGCCGCCGTGGCGCGGGCCGCGCTCTACTCGCTCGTCGCGCTGCCGTTCGCCCTCGCAGGCCTCGTCGTGGTCGCCGTGGTCCTGTCGGCCGGCGCCGTGGTGTCGTGGACGGCGCCGGGGCTCTGGCTGGTCGCTGCCGGTGTCCGGGGTGCGCTGGCGCTCGGCGGGGTCCAACGTGCCCTGGCCCGCCGCCTGTTGGGGCTGGAGATCGAGGCGCCGCCGCGCGCGGAGAGCACCGGGGTGTTCGACTGGCGGCGTTCCGTGCTGGGAGGCAGGCCCGGATGGCGGGCGGTGTGCTGCGCCCTGGCCGCACCGCTGACGGCCCTGCTGCCCTTGCTCGCCGTGTACGTCGGCTTCGTCCAGGGGGTGCTCCTGACCCTGTATCCGGTGCTCAAGCGGTGGAACTACTTCACGATCAGGGAGCCCGACGGTTCCGTACGGCATGTGGGGATGGAGGTGGGGGGAGTGGAGTTCGACAGCTGGCCGCGGTGGCTGGCGCCGTTCGCCCTCGGCCTGCTCCTCCTGTACGTGGCGCCGTGGCTCGACCGCCATGCGCTCACCCCGCACCGGATGCTGCTCACCGCGCTGCTCGGGCCCGACCGGGCGGACCGGCGGATCCAGACCCTGGAGGAGACCCGCGCGCAGGCCGTCGACGACGCGGCGGCGACCCTGCGCCGTATCGAACGCGACCTGCACGACGGGACGCAGGCCCGCCTGGTGGGCCTGGGCATGCATCTCACGATGATCCGCGAACTGGTGGCGGGCGGCGCCGATCCGGAGCGGATCCTCAACGTCGTCGAGACCGCTCAGAGCAATGCGAAGCAGGCCGTCGCCGACCTGCGCCACCTGGTCAAGGGCATCCATCCGCCGGTGCTCGACCAGGGCCTCGACACCGCGCTCGCGACCCTCGCGGCGGACAGTGCGCTGCCGGTGCGGGTGGAGTGCGGCATCGAGGGCAGGCCGAGTCCGGCGATCGAGTCCATCGCGTACTTCTGCACGGCCGAACTGCTCGCCAACGCCGCGAAGCACAGCGGGGCTTCGGAGGTGAAGGTCACGGTGACCGGCGCGGCGCGGATCCTGCTGCTCGTCGTCGAGGACGACGGGCGCGGGGGAGCGGTGGTGGGCGCGGGCAGCGGTCTCGCCGGGTTGCGGGCCAGGGTGCGTACGGTCGACGGATCACTGACCTGCAACAGCCCCGCCGGGGGGCCCACGGCGGTGAGCGTGGTGCTGCCGTTCGGCGAGCGGAGATCGCCCAGTACCTTTACCGGCACGGGCCCCGGCACGGGCCCCGGCACGGGCGCCGAGTCCGGCAACACCGGCACGGGCCCCGGCTCCGGCTCCGGCTCCGGCGCGGGGGCGTCGCGTCGGCACCGCCGGGGGAACCCACACCCGATCGGCTCTCCACCCCCGGCCGGCTCTCCACCCCCGGCCGACCCTCCGCCCCCGGCCGGCTCTCCAGCCCGGAACGGCTCCACACAACAGAACGGGTCACCGCATGCGCGTCGTCATCGCTGA
- a CDS encoding response regulator transcription factor: MRVVIAEDSSILRDGLVQLLELRGVEVAAAVPDARALLAAVAEHRPDAAVVDIRLPPTQTDEGLRAAVEIRRTAPDTGVLIFSQYVETAYAAQLIGDGGAGVGYLLKERVVDIGEFVSALERVAAGGTALDPEVVAQLFGASRRAAALDALTPREREVLGLMAEGRTNHAIAEGFGVSERAVEKHIANIFTKLDLPPSESGHRRVLAVLRYLDRASG; this comes from the coding sequence ATGCGCGTCGTCATCGCTGAGGACTCCTCGATCCTGCGCGACGGGCTGGTCCAGCTCTTGGAGTTGCGCGGCGTGGAGGTGGCGGCCGCGGTGCCGGACGCGCGGGCGCTGCTCGCCGCGGTCGCCGAACACCGGCCCGACGCGGCGGTGGTGGACATCCGGCTGCCGCCGACCCAGACCGACGAGGGTCTGCGCGCGGCCGTGGAGATCCGCCGCACGGCGCCGGACACCGGGGTGCTGATCTTCTCGCAGTACGTGGAGACGGCCTATGCGGCGCAGCTCATCGGCGACGGCGGGGCAGGGGTCGGTTATCTGCTCAAGGAACGCGTCGTGGACATCGGCGAGTTCGTGAGCGCGCTGGAGCGGGTGGCGGCGGGCGGCACCGCGCTCGACCCGGAGGTGGTGGCCCAGCTGTTCGGCGCGAGCCGACGGGCCGCCGCGCTCGACGCGCTCACCCCGCGCGAACGGGAGGTGCTGGGTCTGATGGCGGAGGGCCGCACCAACCATGCGATCGCCGAGGGGTTCGGGGTGTCGGAGCGGGCGGTGGAGAAGCACATCGCGAACATCTTCACCAAACTGGACCTGCCCCCCTCGGAGTCCGGCCACCGCAGGGTCCTGGCGGTCCTGCGCTATCTGGACCGCGCGAGCGGCTGA
- a CDS encoding DUF6247 family protein, which yields MSTAPRPGRHVPPMPERNPKALRAAISEHTPQLLADFDAHWKWAIADAYDLAPVPAFLAQWWAEFAIARDPELDRQVHDLEARAADASTNDEAMHLLTRAAHLRREAGKAEPGQ from the coding sequence ATGAGCACCGCACCGCGGCCCGGCAGGCACGTGCCGCCCATGCCCGAGCGGAATCCGAAGGCGCTGCGGGCCGCCATCTCCGAGCACACCCCCCAGCTCCTCGCCGACTTCGACGCGCACTGGAAGTGGGCCATTGCCGATGCGTACGACTTGGCCCCAGTGCCGGCGTTCCTCGCACAGTGGTGGGCCGAGTTCGCCATCGCCCGCGATCCGGAGCTCGACCGACAGGTGCACGACCTGGAGGCCCGCGCCGCGGACGCGTCGACGAACGACGAGGCCATGCATCTCCTGACGCGGGCCGCGCACCTGCGGAGGGAAGCGGGTAAGGCGGAGCCCGGTCAGTGA